In Thermococcus camini, a genomic segment contains:
- a CDS encoding DUF3783 domain-containing protein, whose protein sequence is MSGKVLLVGFLPDEVERLREALSVPVFEVPEYCRDWVVSEIVEKAEELSGSSYWHLRKFVIMHGLDNETLKGIIRAVKSLNLGRVIFATTTETSLTWKLEDLLNELISEDEYFRAMRWAREEAGKRRGPFLDIGKG, encoded by the coding sequence ATGAGCGGAAAGGTTCTGCTGGTGGGTTTCCTGCCCGATGAAGTCGAGAGACTGCGGGAGGCACTTTCGGTTCCGGTTTTTGAGGTTCCCGAGTACTGCAGGGACTGGGTGGTCAGTGAAATCGTTGAGAAGGCGGAGGAGCTGAGCGGCTCAAGCTACTGGCACCTCAGAAAGTTTGTAATAATGCACGGCCTCGACAACGAGACGCTGAAGGGCATCATAAGAGCCGTTAAATCCCTCAATCTCGGGAGGGTTATATTTGCGACCACGACGGAAACCTCACTCACCTGGAAGCTCGAGGACCTGCTCAACGAGCTTATCTCTGAGGACGAGTACTTCAGGGCCATGCGCTGGGCCCGTGAGGAGGCCGGGAAGAGAAGGGGGCCCTTTCTTGACATCGGGAAGGGTTAA
- a CDS encoding TIGR02253 family HAD-type hydrolase produces the protein MIKVVFFDLDDTLVDTSRLAEMARRNAIENMVRHGLPVDFDTAYQELLELISEYGSNFSRHFDYLLRRLDLPSNPKWVAAGVIAYHNTKFAYLRTVKGVRRVLLDLQRAGYRLGIITDGDPIKQWEKILRLELDAYFDEVFISDYLGVKKPHRKIFEKALKKMGVEPGEAVMVGDRLYSDIYGAKQVGMNTVWFRYGKRADRELEYLEYADFTIENLEEVPRIVRGLSDEGEERSDKEVHAD, from the coding sequence ATGATAAAGGTCGTGTTCTTTGACCTGGACGACACGCTCGTGGACACGAGCAGGCTGGCCGAGATGGCGCGCCGAAACGCGATAGAGAACATGGTGCGTCATGGGCTTCCGGTTGACTTTGATACCGCTTATCAGGAGCTCCTTGAGCTGATATCCGAGTACGGGAGCAACTTCAGCAGGCACTTCGACTACCTGCTCCGGCGTCTTGACCTGCCCAGCAATCCGAAATGGGTAGCGGCAGGCGTCATAGCGTATCACAACACAAAGTTCGCGTATCTCAGGACAGTTAAGGGCGTGAGAAGGGTTCTCCTCGATCTCCAGAGGGCCGGCTACCGGCTCGGGATAATAACCGACGGCGACCCCATAAAGCAGTGGGAAAAGATTCTCCGCCTCGAACTCGATGCCTACTTCGACGAGGTTTTCATATCGGACTACCTCGGCGTCAAGAAGCCCCACAGAAAGATATTTGAGAAGGCCCTGAAGAAGATGGGAGTCGAACCCGGTGAGGCCGTGATGGTCGGCGACAGGCTTTACTCCGACATCTACGGGGCGAAGCAGGTGGGAATGAACACAGTCTGGTTCCGCTACGGGAAGCGCGCTGATAGGGAGCTTGAGTACCTTGAGTATGCGGACTTTACCATCGAGAACCTCGAGGAAGTGCCGAGGATAGTGAGGGGACTGAGCGATGAGGGGGAAGAGCGTTCAGATAAGGAAGTTCATGCTGATTGA
- a CDS encoding ASCH domain-containing protein, which produces MRGKSVQIRKFMLIDSAYKSGILRGDKVTTIRYGDYEAKPGSEIYLVITPSDTAIAKVRITWVEKKKVRELTNKDAKRDGFSDVKELLRELNRIYGELYGDDEVTVIGFEVIKRFEDRIPLKWLKGLNYREPGEIARLYLENQEKVNLSRETDFILRRIYNEGLGRAVRTFGPKKVQGALLKAYHALYAVGVI; this is translated from the coding sequence ATGAGGGGGAAGAGCGTTCAGATAAGGAAGTTCATGCTGATTGACAGCGCCTACAAGTCTGGGATTCTGAGGGGAGACAAGGTCACCACGATACGCTACGGTGACTACGAAGCGAAACCGGGAAGCGAAATTTACCTGGTGATAACGCCAAGCGACACGGCTATAGCTAAGGTCAGGATAACTTGGGTTGAGAAGAAGAAGGTAAGGGAACTCACCAACAAGGATGCAAAGCGAGATGGCTTCTCAGACGTGAAGGAACTCCTCAGGGAGCTGAACAGGATATACGGTGAGCTCTACGGTGACGACGAGGTTACGGTGATAGGCTTTGAAGTCATCAAGCGCTTTGAAGATAGGATACCCCTAAAGTGGCTCAAAGGTTTAAACTACCGCGAGCCGGGTGAGATAGCGAGACTCTACCTTGAAAATCAGGAGAAGGTCAACCTAAGCCGCGAGACGGACTTCATACTGCGCAGGATATACAACGAGGGCCTCGGAAGGGCCGTTAGAACTTTCGGGCCGAAAAAAGTCCAGGGGGCGCTGCTCAAGGCATATCATGCGCTCTATGCGGTGGGGGTAATCTGA
- the cobB gene encoding NAD-dependent protein deacetylase, with translation MIEEAAKLLARSRFAIAFTGAGISAESGVPTFRGFNGLWKRHRPEELATPEAFRKDPYLVWEFYRWRMDLIRKARPNRAHYALAELERMGILKAVITQNVDDLHREAGTKNLIELHGNIFRVRCTSCGYRENLKESGRLGEFLGGRDLPKCPDCGSLLRPDVVWFGEPLPRKPLDEAFKLAERADLVLVIGTSGVVYPAAYVPQIVKETGGKVIEINPEESGITPIADVFLRCPAGEAMEKLMTRVKGLIG, from the coding sequence ATGATAGAGGAGGCTGCCAAACTCCTGGCCCGTTCGAGGTTCGCTATAGCGTTCACCGGTGCTGGAATAAGCGCCGAGAGCGGTGTTCCTACATTCAGAGGATTCAACGGACTGTGGAAGAGGCACAGGCCAGAGGAGCTCGCGACTCCAGAGGCTTTTCGGAAGGACCCATACCTCGTCTGGGAGTTTTATCGATGGAGGATGGACCTAATACGGAAGGCCAGGCCAAACAGGGCACACTACGCCCTGGCGGAGCTTGAGCGCATGGGGATTCTGAAGGCAGTTATAACCCAGAACGTTGACGACCTCCACCGCGAAGCGGGAACCAAAAACCTCATCGAGCTCCACGGCAACATATTCCGCGTTAGGTGCACCTCCTGCGGCTATAGGGAAAACCTCAAGGAGAGTGGCCGACTTGGGGAATTTCTTGGGGGCAGGGATCTTCCCAAGTGCCCGGACTGCGGCTCGCTTCTCCGTCCCGATGTCGTCTGGTTCGGCGAGCCGCTCCCGAGGAAGCCCCTTGACGAGGCTTTCAAACTCGCGGAGAGGGCTGACCTCGTTCTAGTCATAGGAACGAGCGGTGTGGTTTACCCTGCCGCGTACGTTCCGCAGATAGTCAAGGAAACGGGTGGAAAGGTTATCGAAATCAACCCGGAGGAGAGCGGGATAACGCCGATTGCAGATGTTTTCCTTCGCTGTCCCGCAGGGGAGGCCATGGAGAAGCTGATGACAAGGGTTAAGGGGCTGATAGGATGA
- a CDS encoding phosphatase PAP2 family protein has protein sequence MERVKFDAKFTALTAGVLIVLVLQATGLLHGINEWVNLKLPLVDTPLMNFLTAFGGDLFLIPVIGLSFYFDWRSGKVSPKTLAFVLSAIMGLAAVGALKFLFAEPRPIPYGSGIGAYAFPSGHTFRAAIIASYAADRWKKLAPLAWIYAVGIALTRLFLHVHWLGDVLFSLLFAPWLYLLLKSLLGGKFQ, from the coding sequence ATGGAGAGAGTTAAGTTCGACGCCAAGTTTACCGCGCTTACGGCCGGAGTTTTAATCGTTCTGGTTCTCCAGGCTACCGGTTTACTCCATGGGATAAATGAATGGGTCAATTTGAAGCTTCCCCTCGTGGATACGCCCTTGATGAACTTCCTGACGGCCTTTGGCGGCGACCTCTTTTTGATCCCGGTCATCGGTCTTTCCTTCTACTTTGACTGGAGGAGCGGGAAGGTCTCACCTAAAACGCTCGCATTCGTACTGTCCGCCATCATGGGGCTCGCTGCCGTCGGCGCGCTCAAGTTCCTCTTCGCCGAACCGAGGCCCATTCCCTATGGTTCGGGGATAGGTGCCTACGCCTTTCCCTCGGGCCACACCTTCAGGGCTGCCATAATAGCGAGCTATGCCGCGGACAGGTGGAAGAAGCTCGCCCCGCTCGCCTGGATATATGCAGTCGGAATAGCCCTCACAAGGCTTTTCCTGCACGTCCACTGGTTGGGCGATGTTCTCTTCAGCCTTCTCTTCGCTCCCTGGCTCTACCTCCTGCTTAAATCACTCCTCGGAGGGAAGTTCCAATGA
- a CDS encoding ABC transporter ATP-binding protein, protein MIVRAEKLTKRFGSVLALNSVEVEIPEGLTVIVGPNGGGKSTFLKIAAGAYRPTAGRIKVLGKDPWKNEQIKRRIGVSFDPPALPPLRTGLEWLEYISEARGGDGESVQKAAEMFGAREFIAKKIRDYSAGMRKRLSLAQAFVGDPEVVFLDEPLANLDLNGMRDVMEVIKEEHKNGLNLVVISHIWRPFMEVADYAVLIAAGKVQAAGSPQDILPLLEKAFPL, encoded by the coding sequence ATGATAGTGAGGGCAGAGAAGCTTACAAAGCGCTTCGGGAGTGTCCTCGCCCTGAACTCCGTTGAGGTTGAGATTCCGGAGGGATTAACGGTCATAGTCGGCCCCAACGGGGGTGGCAAGTCCACTTTCCTGAAAATCGCCGCCGGAGCGTACAGGCCGACTGCGGGAAGGATAAAGGTCCTTGGAAAAGACCCTTGGAAGAACGAGCAAATAAAGAGGAGAATCGGCGTCTCCTTTGACCCGCCGGCCCTCCCACCGCTGAGGACAGGGCTGGAGTGGTTGGAATACATCTCAGAGGCCAGAGGGGGCGACGGAGAGAGCGTCCAAAAGGCCGCGGAGATGTTCGGAGCCAGGGAGTTCATCGCAAAAAAGATTCGAGACTACTCCGCGGGCATGAGGAAGAGGCTTTCCCTTGCCCAGGCGTTCGTGGGAGACCCGGAGGTGGTGTTCCTCGACGAGCCGCTGGCCAATCTCGACCTAAACGGCATGAGGGATGTAATGGAGGTTATAAAGGAAGAACACAAGAACGGCCTGAATCTTGTGGTAATCTCCCACATCTGGCGCCCCTTCATGGAAGTAGCAGATTACGCTGTTTTAATAGCTGCGGGGAAGGTACAGGCCGCTGGTTCCCCCCAAGATATTCTACCGTTGCTGGAAAAAGCGTTTCCCCTGTGA
- a CDS encoding PEGA domain-containing protein, whose product MKKTAILISMMLLLSIATGSVSALPKSGYGVLVVDSDSGASVFIVEERINFTAPAWVELPASKEGENYTLIMEINRLRVKIPVLIKEGLTTIVKVKSERIEESMLAKGASAVEVQFGSPISLPPKLKGPEPALECMAATYGPINGRGLVFELMKNPNGDGYFLLPNGTPVEICGEYYLAEMYGIEDGWASVGHFLNWTTYVPEYRKIEIDSYPEDSAVLVFGASYNVLRTPIKLFVPIITNATQGYGFDMNGRRVDFRLNPIQGYNITLASNVTITGGLAPRISFIVNPTVNGAEIGVNFTTLTQAVSLNIVYGLPPEYRNLPNGLESTSEGSSGVEENRGNAENNTPLNSTLIITTYPENAKVAIDGKTVCAGKCVLNLTPGEHEITGSADGFVAESRGVILAPGERLILNLTLSPYPKFEVVSAPEGASLYIDGNSTSCITPCNITLTPGTHTLIFKKEGFRDYRTTVRANGGDSGVISATLTDLSGRRYTLDPRIKNHDDIPKGNSTNGNSRGFPISGTVAYVLGGLALVTVAVVIARKL is encoded by the coding sequence ATGAAAAAGACCGCAATCCTAATCAGCATGATGCTTCTGCTCTCCATCGCGACTGGGAGTGTTAGTGCGCTTCCAAAAAGCGGTTACGGCGTATTGGTCGTGGACTCGGATTCTGGCGCAAGTGTTTTCATCGTGGAAGAACGGATAAACTTCACAGCACCGGCGTGGGTGGAACTCCCTGCATCGAAAGAGGGCGAAAACTACACCCTTATTATGGAGATAAACAGGCTGAGGGTGAAAATCCCGGTTCTAATCAAAGAGGGGCTGACCACAATAGTGAAGGTGAAAAGTGAGAGAATAGAGGAATCCATGTTAGCCAAAGGGGCCAGCGCCGTTGAAGTGCAGTTTGGTTCACCCATTAGCCTTCCCCCAAAACTCAAAGGCCCGGAACCCGCCCTTGAATGTATGGCGGCAACCTACGGCCCGATAAACGGACGCGGACTGGTGTTTGAACTCATGAAGAACCCCAACGGAGATGGCTACTTCCTCCTGCCCAACGGAACTCCCGTTGAAATCTGTGGAGAGTACTATCTCGCGGAGATGTACGGGATAGAGGACGGATGGGCATCAGTCGGTCATTTTCTCAACTGGACGACCTACGTCCCTGAGTACAGGAAAATTGAAATAGACTCCTACCCCGAGGACTCGGCCGTTCTCGTCTTCGGCGCCAGCTACAACGTACTAAGGACACCCATAAAGCTGTTCGTGCCGATAATAACCAACGCTACCCAAGGATACGGCTTTGATATGAACGGCAGGCGCGTGGACTTCAGGCTCAACCCGATTCAGGGATACAACATAACACTCGCCTCCAACGTTACCATCACCGGGGGACTCGCTCCCCGTATCAGCTTCATTGTGAATCCAACTGTGAATGGAGCCGAGATTGGCGTTAACTTCACCACGCTAACTCAGGCGGTATCGCTGAATATTGTCTACGGTCTCCCTCCAGAGTACCGGAACCTTCCCAACGGACTGGAAAGCACATCTGAGGGAAGCTCCGGAGTAGAAGAAAATCGAGGGAACGCAGAGAATAACACCCCTCTGAATTCGACACTCATTATAACGACGTACCCCGAAAACGCGAAGGTAGCTATAGACGGCAAAACCGTGTGTGCCGGAAAATGCGTCCTAAACTTAACTCCAGGGGAGCACGAAATCACAGGGAGCGCTGACGGCTTTGTTGCGGAGAGCAGGGGAGTAATCCTTGCACCGGGAGAGCGATTAATCCTAAACCTTACGCTTTCACCGTACCCGAAGTTTGAGGTAGTGTCCGCTCCAGAGGGAGCCAGCCTCTACATCGATGGCAATTCCACCTCCTGCATAACGCCCTGCAACATCACCCTAACCCCCGGAACTCACACCCTGATCTTCAAAAAGGAAGGCTTCAGGGATTACAGGACCACGGTCAGGGCAAATGGAGGGGATAGCGGAGTTATTTCAGCGACTCTCACAGATTTGAGCGGTAGGAGGTACACGCTTGACCCCAGGATAAAGAACCATGATGATATCCCCAAGGGAAATTCCACCAACGGGAATTCCAGGGGATTCCCCATCTCGGGCACAGTGGCATACGTACTCGGCGGCCTCGCGCTCGTGACTGTTGCGGTGGTCATTGCCCGGAAACTCTAA
- a CDS encoding COG2426 family protein encodes MNGFLEVFLLSLVPTFEGRYAIVYGIGMGYPLWETLLSASLGVLLLSLLLPALLPYIDRLMLWLEGTFLRKVAHLYLYYVERVRKKAHPYVERWGFIGLTIFVAIPLPGTGVWTGALAAYLLAIEKRQTVPALILGGLLSMAITLFPALGIFG; translated from the coding sequence ATGAACGGCTTCCTTGAGGTGTTCCTCCTCTCGCTGGTTCCAACCTTCGAAGGCAGGTACGCGATAGTCTACGGCATCGGCATGGGTTACCCCCTCTGGGAGACCCTTCTGAGTGCCTCCCTCGGAGTTCTGCTCCTCTCGCTTCTCCTGCCAGCTCTGCTCCCCTACATAGACAGGCTGATGCTCTGGCTTGAGGGAACCTTCCTGAGAAAGGTGGCCCACCTCTACCTCTACTACGTCGAAAGAGTGAGAAAAAAGGCCCACCCCTACGTCGAGAGGTGGGGCTTTATCGGGCTGACGATTTTTGTTGCAATCCCTCTCCCCGGGACGGGCGTATGGACTGGAGCTTTAGCGGCCTACCTGCTCGCCATAGAAAAGAGGCAGACGGTTCCTGCTTTAATCCTCGGTGGACTCTTGAGCATGGCGATAACACTGTTCCCTGCACTGGGGATTTTTGGATAA